One window from the genome of Elusimicrobiota bacterium encodes:
- the hemL gene encoding glutamate-1-semialdehyde 2,1-aminomutase translates to MKPRKSEILFRKSQAIFPGGVNSPVRSFRAVGGTPRFMARAQGPYIWDADGQRYIDFCNSWGASILGHAPSAVTSAVARVARRGLSFGTPTEAESILGQLIQKALPSMARMRLVSSGTEAVLSAVRLARAATQREVLVKFSGCYHGHVDSLLVKTGSGALTLSSPDSAGVPPTLAQRTRVLAYNDIEGVKELFRREGQSIAAVIVEPVAANMGVVLPKPGFLEELRAVTTSHGALLIFDEVITGFRVAFGGAQTLYKITPDLTCLGKIVGGGLPLAVYGGRRDLMEWVSPLGPVYQAGTLSGNPVAVAAGIAALTQLKQRNPYKALDHLTAWFVEEIEALAHDAGLSIRINRIGSMWTLFFNNAPVVDLLSAQRSNNSIYSTFFQQLLEKGVYFPPSPYEAAFLTTAHSRAVLKKALTSIEKIFKKLPIQ, encoded by the coding sequence ATGAAGCCACGAAAATCCGAAATCTTATTCCGTAAATCCCAAGCTATTTTCCCTGGCGGTGTGAATTCCCCAGTCCGTTCATTTAGAGCGGTCGGCGGGACGCCCCGTTTCATGGCTCGCGCGCAGGGACCCTATATCTGGGACGCGGATGGGCAGCGTTATATCGATTTTTGTAATTCCTGGGGAGCTTCGATTCTGGGACACGCTCCCTCTGCGGTCACCTCCGCGGTAGCCCGCGTAGCTCGTCGCGGGTTGAGCTTTGGGACCCCGACTGAAGCGGAGTCCATCCTCGGGCAGCTCATTCAAAAAGCATTGCCTTCCATGGCGCGGATGCGTTTGGTGAGCTCCGGCACGGAAGCCGTTCTGTCGGCTGTTCGGCTGGCGCGCGCCGCGACCCAGCGGGAAGTGCTGGTCAAATTTTCCGGTTGTTATCATGGCCACGTCGATTCCCTGCTGGTGAAGACCGGCAGCGGAGCGTTGACGCTTTCCTCCCCGGATTCCGCCGGGGTCCCGCCCACGCTGGCCCAGCGGACACGGGTTCTGGCTTACAACGACATTGAAGGCGTCAAAGAGTTATTTCGCCGCGAAGGGCAATCCATCGCTGCGGTGATTGTGGAGCCTGTGGCGGCCAATATGGGAGTGGTTTTGCCGAAACCCGGGTTTCTTGAGGAATTACGGGCGGTAACAACCTCCCACGGCGCTCTGCTTATTTTTGATGAAGTGATTACCGGGTTCCGGGTGGCGTTCGGAGGAGCTCAAACGCTGTATAAGATTACCCCGGATCTCACCTGTCTCGGGAAGATCGTCGGCGGCGGCCTGCCGTTGGCGGTATACGGCGGCCGGCGGGACTTGATGGAGTGGGTGTCCCCCCTGGGACCTGTTTATCAGGCTGGAACGCTTTCAGGCAATCCGGTCGCGGTCGCCGCGGGCATCGCCGCGCTGACGCAGCTGAAACAAAGGAATCCCTATAAAGCGCTGGATCATCTGACCGCCTGGTTTGTGGAAGAGATCGAAGCCCTGGCGCATGACGCGGGCTTGAGCATCCGCATCAACCGGATCGGTTCGATGTGGACGCTGTTCTTCAATAACGCGCCGGTGGTGGATTTGCTCAGCGCGCAGCGATCCAATAACTCGATTTACTCAACGTTTTTCCAGCAGCTGCTCGAAAAAGGTGTTTATTTCCCGCCTTCGCCGTACGAGGCGGCCTTCCTGACCACCGCCCATTCCCGCGCGGTCCTCAAAAAAGCCCTGACATCGATCGAAAAAATCTTCAAGAAACTTCCAATTCAATAA
- a CDS encoding HAD family hydrolase, with protein MISAILFDWGGTLDSDGLHWLDRFYEIYSKTDFKDISKPKIKEAFYWADAQAEKDPSIRTAGLREMMDRHVRWQFEKLGLKDPKQAIAVAAAFWKPSERILRRNRRILENLSYHGIRLGIISNFYGNIETLCREFRFFSHLKVILDSAVVGMYKPDPKIFSFALEKLGLPAEQVAFVGDSFERDIVPAKSIGMRTYWLIGDQNKTPPSPHQTDGVLCSLEDLPRELLKTGQAV; from the coding sequence ATGATTTCTGCAATTCTTTTTGATTGGGGAGGTACCCTCGACTCGGATGGCCTCCACTGGCTGGACCGTTTCTATGAGATTTACTCTAAGACCGATTTTAAAGACATCTCAAAACCGAAGATAAAAGAAGCCTTTTATTGGGCTGATGCCCAGGCGGAGAAGGACCCCTCCATTCGAACAGCTGGCCTCCGCGAAATGATGGATCGCCATGTGCGGTGGCAGTTTGAAAAACTGGGGCTCAAAGATCCCAAACAAGCGATAGCGGTAGCTGCTGCTTTCTGGAAACCGTCGGAACGAATTTTGCGGAGAAATAGACGCATTCTTGAAAATCTCAGCTATCACGGTATACGTCTTGGTATCATCTCGAATTTCTATGGAAATATTGAAACGCTATGCCGGGAATTCAGGTTTTTCTCCCACTTGAAGGTGATTCTGGACTCGGCGGTGGTTGGGATGTACAAGCCTGATCCGAAAATTTTCTCTTTTGCGCTGGAGAAGCTTGGATTGCCCGCTGAACAAGTCGCTTTTGTCGGTGATTCGTTTGAGCGGGACATTGTTCCGGCCAAATCAATCGGCATGAGAACCTATTGGCTGATTGGCGATCAAAACAAGACTCCCCCCAGCCCCCATCAAACGGATGGGGTCCTGTGCAGCCTGGAAGACTTACCGCGAGAACTCTTAAAGACCGGGCAGGCCGTCTGA
- a CDS encoding NDP-sugar synthase — MQPGRLTARTLKDRAGRLMRTGGIIAAGWGERLGQKIPKALTPVGGRKLIDYTLDGLEAAGLSQITCIVNEAATEVPAYVRASRPHLQMEWIIRTTPSSMHSFLIVLERLAKNGPGPFFMTTVDSVCSPETYRRFAEAGRSFQKADVLLGLTDVIEDEKPLRVTLRDEEQPGIYQIAEIGGASDSAYVTSGFYWVQPTILKEKNPALEQGYSALRQYLGHLLKYGYRFYGIPLPPVIDVDRPEDIRSAERFLTR; from the coding sequence GTGCAGCCTGGAAGACTTACCGCGAGAACTCTTAAAGACCGGGCAGGCCGTCTGATGCGGACCGGCGGTATTATCGCGGCCGGCTGGGGTGAACGGCTCGGGCAGAAAATTCCCAAAGCGCTAACTCCCGTGGGCGGGCGAAAATTGATTGATTACACGCTGGATGGCCTCGAAGCCGCCGGCCTTTCGCAGATCACCTGCATCGTCAATGAAGCGGCCACCGAGGTTCCGGCTTATGTGCGTGCCTCGCGGCCTCATCTTCAAATGGAATGGATCATCCGCACAACGCCTTCGTCCATGCACAGTTTTTTGATCGTCCTGGAGCGCCTGGCGAAGAACGGGCCGGGACCTTTTTTTATGACGACCGTGGATTCGGTTTGTTCTCCGGAAACGTATCGGCGCTTCGCGGAGGCCGGGCGATCCTTCCAAAAAGCAGACGTTCTCCTGGGCCTGACGGATGTGATTGAGGATGAGAAACCCCTGCGGGTCACGCTGCGGGACGAAGAACAACCCGGGATTTATCAAATCGCGGAAATCGGCGGAGCGAGCGACAGCGCTTATGTCACGTCCGGATTCTATTGGGTTCAACCAACGATTCTGAAGGAGAAGAACCCGGCCCTGGAACAGGGTTATTCAGCGCTGCGCCAATACCTCGGCCATCTACTAAAATATGGCTACCGTTTTTATGGCATCCCGCTACCCCCTGTTATTGATGTGGACCGGCCGGAGGATATCCGGTCCGCGGAGCGCTTTTTAACGCGATGA